A single Pedobacter sp. PACM 27299 DNA region contains:
- a CDS encoding Crp/Fnr family transcriptional regulator, translating into MYQKLREHIEKVVPLGEEEFAFVCSHFTLKKFKKHQFLIQEGEAVKYNYFVLSGLLKLVHTDDTGKQHIVSFAMEDWWEGDFYAYYTQSPATMSLECIENTEVLCLTLEGYKNLCNGLQKMERFFLQKANFGFLSSQRRIISMMTSNSKERYEQLLKQYPALIQRVPKSLLAAYLGVSRETLSRLSH; encoded by the coding sequence ATGTATCAGAAACTAAGGGAACATATCGAAAAAGTAGTACCCCTTGGGGAGGAAGAGTTTGCTTTTGTATGCAGTCATTTTACCCTAAAAAAGTTCAAAAAACACCAGTTTCTGATTCAGGAAGGTGAAGCCGTAAAGTATAATTATTTCGTCTTGTCCGGATTACTAAAGCTTGTTCATACCGATGATACCGGAAAGCAGCACATTGTTTCTTTTGCGATGGAAGATTGGTGGGAAGGCGATTTCTACGCTTATTATACGCAAAGTCCAGCTACGATGTCGCTCGAATGCATCGAAAATACGGAAGTTTTGTGTCTGACATTGGAGGGCTATAAAAATCTATGTAATGGACTGCAAAAGATGGAACGCTTCTTCCTTCAAAAAGCGAATTTTGGCTTTCTCAGTTCACAGCGCCGCATTATATCCATGATGACGTCTAATTCTAAAGAACGTTATGAGCAGCTGCTCAAACAGTACCCCGCTCTTATTCAGCGTGTACCCAAAAGCCTTCTTGCCGCCTACCTAGGTGTTTCCCGCGAAACTTTAAGCCGTTTATCTCATTAG
- the bla gene encoding class A beta-lactamase, subclass A2 produces the protein MNKRIYLSCLILLSVCFHSVAQKNQLRNQIKQVIAHKKADVGVSVYGIESKDTLSVNGDRHYPMQSVFKFHIAMAVLNQVDKGKFSLSQKIHIKKSDLLPDTWSPIREAHPNGEVDLPLSEIIKYTVAKSDNNGCDILMRLLGGPKPINDYIHSLGVKDVAIQANEEEMHKEWNVQFSNWSTPKAITQLLVKFYTENLLSKESFNFLWTTMVETSTGVNRIKGKLPKGTIVGHKTGTSDTNKAGITAAINDMGIVRLPNGKHYAIAVFVCNTKENEATNDKIISDISKLVWDYYTHKSK, from the coding sequence ATGAATAAAAGAATATACCTGTCCTGCCTGATCTTATTATCTGTTTGCTTCCATAGTGTGGCGCAGAAGAACCAGTTAAGGAACCAGATCAAGCAAGTAATCGCCCATAAAAAAGCAGATGTAGGTGTTTCCGTTTATGGCATTGAAAGCAAGGATACGCTTAGTGTGAATGGCGACCGACATTACCCGATGCAGAGTGTTTTCAAATTTCACATTGCGATGGCGGTTTTAAATCAGGTGGATAAAGGCAAGTTTAGTTTATCGCAGAAAATCCACATCAAGAAAAGCGATCTTTTACCTGATACCTGGAGCCCTATCCGCGAGGCGCATCCTAATGGCGAAGTAGATTTGCCGCTCTCTGAGATCATCAAATATACCGTTGCAAAAAGCGACAATAACGGCTGCGATATCCTGATGAGGCTTCTTGGCGGCCCTAAGCCGATTAACGACTATATCCACAGCCTTGGCGTTAAAGATGTAGCTATACAGGCAAATGAAGAAGAAATGCATAAGGAATGGAACGTTCAGTTCTCCAATTGGAGCACACCAAAAGCCATTACCCAACTGCTGGTTAAATTCTACACGGAAAACCTGTTGTCAAAAGAGAGTTTCAACTTCCTATGGACTACTATGGTAGAAACGTCTACAGGTGTGAATAGAATCAAGGGGAAGCTTCCAAAAGGAACCATTGTTGGCCATAAAACAGGAACTTCTGACACTAATAAAGCAGGTATCACCGCGGCAATTAACGACATGGGAATTGTTCGTTTGCCTAATGGAAAACATTATGCCATCGCTGTTTTTGTTTGCAATACAAAGGAAAATGAGGCAACCAATGACAAGATCATTTCGGACATTTCGAAACTGGTTTGGGATTACTATACCCATAAATCCAAATAG
- a CDS encoding DoxX family protein produces the protein MSKLKLLLTWLFGLFMLGAGINHLIKPAFYNPFIPEWMPALAVNYLVGCFEAAIGLGLLLPKFRRIAAIANLLLMIFFLPFHLADVFKANPAIGSHLLAYIRLPIQFVFIYWAWFIIPKVK, from the coding sequence ATGAGTAAACTGAAGCTATTATTGACCTGGTTGTTTGGCCTTTTTATGCTGGGTGCCGGCATCAATCATCTCATCAAACCGGCATTTTACAACCCATTTATTCCAGAATGGATGCCTGCTCTGGCTGTGAATTACCTTGTTGGATGTTTTGAGGCTGCTATTGGCCTGGGTTTACTCCTGCCAAAGTTCAGAAGAATTGCGGCCATTGCCAATTTGCTGCTGATGATCTTCTTCCTTCCTTTCCACCTCGCTGATGTTTTTAAGGCAAATCCGGCAATAGGTTCCCATTTATTAGCTTACATCCGACTACCAATTCAATTTGTTTTCATTTATTGGGCCTGGTTCATCATTCCAAAGGTAAAATAA
- a CDS encoding saccharopine dehydrogenase NADP-binding domain-containing protein: protein MQSVKNNILVVGGKGLVGSKIVELIKERNPAAQLFIGSRNLSASLPNALQLDVNNPQTFSSIKEKNIHFVVLCANDQSNHILQYCMDNGIDYIDITKPTPDLEKALLSTKNKAMNSQIVFSSGWMGGLVSSLAFLAVPDKKSIKSIKLFVYYSVNDLAGVSSAHFMAEHVATPFKGYVQNKLVWLKHFLNAEKYHYSFGIGKRQAYNFDTPDLYILHKVEGVPTVQVKMTYNSKFITWLLGAFQRVKLFDVLSLSMRRLIFSANGKGDQTLFEVVVDDGKVIRKIALQDTQGQAHLTAFSTVLHLETMMKSTPKKGVFFSHQLHEPLKFLELIRSSDTIKLKIDELNQLN, encoded by the coding sequence ATGCAAAGCGTAAAGAATAATATCCTCGTAGTAGGTGGAAAAGGGCTGGTTGGAAGCAAAATTGTGGAACTGATCAAAGAAAGAAATCCAGCAGCACAGCTCTTCATAGGAAGCCGTAACCTCAGCGCTTCCTTGCCAAATGCCCTGCAATTAGATGTCAATAATCCTCAAACCTTTTCCTCCATTAAAGAAAAGAACATCCATTTTGTCGTATTGTGTGCTAACGACCAATCTAACCATATCTTACAATACTGCATGGACAATGGGATAGATTATATCGACATCACAAAGCCTACTCCCGACCTGGAAAAGGCCTTGTTGTCGACAAAAAACAAAGCAATGAATAGTCAGATTGTTTTCAGCTCCGGTTGGATGGGCGGCTTGGTGAGCAGCCTGGCTTTTCTCGCTGTGCCGGATAAAAAAAGTATCAAATCTATCAAACTGTTTGTTTATTATTCTGTGAATGACCTGGCTGGTGTCAGTTCAGCGCATTTCATGGCAGAGCATGTAGCAACCCCCTTTAAAGGATATGTGCAAAATAAGCTGGTCTGGCTCAAGCACTTTCTGAATGCTGAAAAGTATCATTATTCATTTGGAATAGGAAAGAGACAGGCATATAATTTTGATACACCCGACTTATACATCCTTCATAAAGTAGAAGGAGTGCCTACAGTGCAGGTAAAAATGACGTACAATTCTAAATTTATTACCTGGTTGCTGGGTGCTTTTCAAAGAGTCAAATTGTTCGATGTACTTTCGTTATCCATGAGGAGGCTGATTTTTAGTGCCAATGGAAAAGGAGATCAAACGTTATTTGAGGTAGTGGTAGACGATGGAAAGGTAATCCGGAAAATCGCCCTGCAGGATACACAGGGACAAGCACACCTCACCGCCTTCAGCACGGTGTTACACCTGGAAACGATGATGAAATCAACTCCAAAGAAAGGGGTTTTCTTTAGTCACCAGTTGCATGAACCCCTAAAATTTCTGGAACTGATCAGGTCGTCTGATACCATAAAACTGAAAATAGATGAGCTGAATCAGCTCAATTGA
- a CDS encoding efflux RND transporter permease subunit translates to MFEQFIKRPVLSLVISLFITLLGLLALFTLPVTQFPDIVPPSVVVTANYTGANAEVSTNAVAIPLERAINGVAGMTYMSSVSTNNGTTLIQVFFKVGTDPDIAAVNVQNRVTTVLDELPEEVIKAGVTTEKEVNSMLMYLNIYSDDKTADERFIYNFTDINILKELKRIEGVGFAQIMGLRDYAMRVWLKPDRLAAYNISSDDVIAALRKQNVEAAPGQTGIGSDKSINMQQYVLRYPGKFSEAEEYKNIPIRANADGSIIRIKDVADVEFGSLDYEMVSKTDGRPSASIMLKQLPGSNAQEVIKNVKERMAALQENSFPPGMKYTMGYDVSRFLDASISSVLITLLEAFILVFIVVFIFLQDFRSTLIPALAVPVCLIGALFFMQMLGFSINLLTLFALVLAIGIVVDNAIVVVEAVYSKMEEEHLQPMEATIAAMKEVGKPVVAITLVMSAVFIPVAFLSGPVGIFYRQFSLTLASAIIISGINALTLTPALCAIILRSPHDKPAAKGWMARFFAGFNRAYNRMAGCYKGLLTKIAGRRILTFGLLIAFFVTTWGMSSILPSGFIPTEDQGMIYVNVTTPPGATVDRTERVLNEIDAISRKMQAVETVSTLAGYSLVNEVSGASYGMGMINLVAWKDRKESVTDMIENLKKATSHIMDADIEFFPPPTVPGFGNSSGFELRLLDKTGADDLNRTSEVMKKFIEDLKATPEIGNVFTTFDVSFPQYLIKVDHDLAAKKGISVENAMNTLQTLMGSYYATNFIRYGQMYKVMVQAGPNYREKPEDVLNLFIKNDQGETMPFSTFITMERVYGPEQITRYNMFSSAMLNGDAAAGFSSGQAIDAVEAVADKLPAGYEIEWSGMTREQILSGNQALYIFALCLLFVYLILAAQYESFLLPLPVLLSLPAGIFGAFLFLWMFGLENNIYAQVALVMLIGLLGKNAILIVEYAIIKQEQGMTFLDAAIEGSVARLRPILMTSFAFAAGLVPLMIATGAGALGNRSIGTAAVGGMIIGTVVGVIVIPGLYVLFSSLMKKKAGKSAKVVVAIATVMLISSCSMKKDIPVYEHRTLPESFQTSKDTTTVANTGWKEFFKDEQLIAILEIALANNTDMKQTLHHIELAKANLRMRKGASLPNIDLAIEGGLRKYGFHTADGIGNYDTNFSPNLKPGEQVPNPLPDYFIGFKTSWELDLWGKLKNKKQAAVHKFLASYEGQKLVQTELISNVSAAYFELLALEEELEILSRNIQLQQNGLKLIQVQKEAGVATELGVQQFKAVLANSKAKEQEVLQQQRLMQNHLNFLTGKFESNIILKKNGLEEFNSSSTLAEGTPLQMIALRPDIRQAGLELIASQKEIKAASAAFLPAIVLAPQIGLQSFDLGKLFQPQTALAYGLMGGITAPIFNQHRIRAEYESYKATYGIAFQNYEKIVLKAYNEVQDAVKSQAFIKAKREYLSEEVKALYASVKAANALFLAGRVTYLDIITTQRNVLEAEINEVLAKKQEVLNRISIYRALGGGWK, encoded by the coding sequence ATGTTTGAACAATTTATAAAACGACCGGTATTATCGCTGGTTATTTCTCTATTTATCACCCTGTTGGGTTTACTGGCGCTATTTACCCTGCCGGTTACCCAATTCCCGGACATCGTTCCGCCCTCCGTAGTGGTGACGGCCAATTATACCGGTGCAAATGCCGAAGTAAGTACCAATGCTGTTGCGATTCCTTTGGAGCGCGCCATCAATGGTGTAGCCGGAATGACCTACATGAGTTCTGTGTCTACCAATAACGGAACTACCCTGATCCAGGTTTTCTTTAAAGTGGGCACCGACCCTGACATTGCCGCGGTTAACGTGCAGAACAGGGTGACTACTGTGCTCGATGAATTGCCTGAAGAGGTAATCAAAGCCGGAGTAACGACTGAAAAGGAAGTGAACAGCATGCTGATGTATTTAAACATATACAGCGACGATAAAACTGCAGATGAGCGCTTTATCTACAACTTTACTGATATCAATATCTTAAAAGAATTGAAACGAATAGAAGGTGTTGGTTTTGCGCAGATCATGGGCTTAAGGGATTATGCCATGCGTGTATGGCTAAAACCAGATCGTCTTGCGGCTTACAACATCTCTTCTGATGATGTCATTGCCGCTTTAAGAAAGCAAAATGTGGAAGCAGCTCCGGGTCAAACGGGAATTGGTTCAGATAAATCCATCAATATGCAGCAATATGTATTGCGTTATCCGGGTAAGTTTTCGGAAGCTGAAGAATACAAAAACATTCCAATCAGGGCAAACGCAGATGGTTCTATCATCCGGATTAAAGACGTCGCAGATGTTGAGTTTGGTTCACTCGACTATGAGATGGTCTCTAAGACGGATGGCAGGCCTTCTGCTTCTATCATGCTCAAACAATTGCCGGGATCAAACGCACAGGAAGTCATCAAAAATGTAAAAGAGCGAATGGCTGCTTTACAGGAAAACTCTTTCCCTCCAGGGATGAAATACACCATGGGTTACGACGTCTCCAGATTCCTTGATGCCTCAATATCAAGCGTATTGATCACCTTACTTGAAGCATTCATCCTGGTATTCATTGTGGTATTTATCTTCTTACAGGATTTCCGTTCCACTTTAATTCCGGCACTGGCGGTTCCTGTTTGTCTGATTGGAGCCTTGTTTTTCATGCAAATGCTGGGCTTCTCCATCAACTTACTGACCCTGTTTGCACTCGTCCTGGCGATTGGTATTGTGGTAGATAACGCCATTGTAGTGGTGGAAGCCGTGTATTCCAAAATGGAAGAAGAACACCTGCAGCCGATGGAAGCCACTATTGCGGCGATGAAAGAAGTGGGTAAACCGGTAGTCGCGATCACTCTGGTGATGTCGGCGGTATTTATCCCGGTCGCTTTTCTTTCCGGTCCGGTAGGTATTTTTTACCGACAATTCTCCTTAACACTGGCTTCTGCCATTATCATTTCCGGAATCAATGCCTTGACCTTAACCCCTGCACTATGTGCGATCATTTTGCGTTCTCCCCATGATAAACCAGCTGCTAAAGGCTGGATGGCGAGGTTCTTTGCGGGCTTTAACAGGGCTTACAACAGAATGGCGGGGTGTTACAAAGGTTTACTGACCAAAATTGCAGGTCGGAGAATCCTGACTTTTGGCTTGCTGATTGCGTTCTTTGTCACCACTTGGGGCATGAGCAGCATTTTGCCTTCCGGATTTATCCCAACAGAGGATCAGGGCATGATCTACGTGAATGTAACCACCCCTCCGGGAGCAACGGTAGACAGAACGGAAAGGGTGCTGAATGAAATTGATGCCATCAGCAGAAAGATGCAGGCCGTAGAAACCGTGTCCACCCTTGCAGGATATAGCCTGGTGAATGAGGTTTCCGGTGCTTCTTATGGCATGGGTATGATCAACCTTGTGGCCTGGAAAGACCGTAAAGAATCCGTAACTGACATGATTGAAAACCTTAAAAAGGCGACTTCACACATCATGGATGCGGATATTGAGTTCTTCCCTCCGCCTACAGTACCTGGCTTTGGAAACTCTTCAGGCTTTGAACTGCGACTGCTGGATAAAACCGGTGCGGACGACCTGAACAGGACTTCCGAAGTGATGAAAAAGTTCATTGAGGACTTGAAGGCGACCCCTGAAATCGGAAATGTATTTACCACTTTCGACGTCAGTTTCCCTCAGTACCTGATTAAAGTAGACCATGATTTAGCCGCTAAAAAAGGCATTAGTGTGGAGAATGCCATGAACACCCTTCAAACCTTAATGGGGAGTTATTATGCCACCAACTTTATCCGCTACGGACAAATGTACAAGGTGATGGTGCAAGCCGGGCCTAATTACCGGGAAAAACCAGAAGATGTCTTAAACCTTTTCATCAAGAATGACCAGGGAGAAACCATGCCTTTCTCTACTTTTATTACAATGGAACGCGTTTATGGCCCAGAGCAAATTACGCGTTACAATATGTTCTCTTCGGCAATGCTGAATGGCGATGCAGCTGCTGGTTTCAGCAGCGGGCAGGCGATTGATGCTGTAGAGGCAGTGGCAGACAAGCTTCCTGCTGGTTATGAGATTGAATGGTCAGGGATGACAAGGGAACAGATTCTTTCCGGAAATCAGGCTTTATACATCTTCGCACTGTGTTTATTGTTTGTTTACCTGATCCTTGCTGCACAATATGAAAGCTTCCTGCTGCCATTGCCAGTATTGCTTTCTTTGCCGGCAGGTATTTTTGGTGCCTTCCTGTTCTTATGGATGTTCGGATTGGAAAACAATATTTATGCGCAGGTTGCGCTGGTGATGCTCATCGGTTTACTCGGAAAAAATGCGATCCTAATCGTCGAGTACGCCATTATTAAACAAGAACAAGGTATGACTTTCTTAGATGCGGCAATAGAAGGCTCTGTAGCCCGTTTGCGCCCTATTTTGATGACCTCTTTTGCTTTTGCAGCAGGGTTGGTTCCTTTAATGATTGCTACTGGTGCCGGTGCATTAGGCAACCGCTCTATCGGAACAGCCGCTGTGGGCGGGATGATCATCGGTACTGTGGTTGGTGTGATCGTGATCCCGGGACTGTATGTGCTCTTCTCCTCTTTGATGAAAAAGAAAGCTGGAAAGAGTGCTAAAGTGGTAGTCGCCATTGCGACAGTGATGTTGATCAGCAGCTGCTCGATGAAAAAAGACATCCCAGTATACGAACACCGTACATTGCCGGAAAGCTTTCAAACCAGTAAAGACACGACTACCGTGGCCAATACCGGCTGGAAGGAATTCTTTAAAGATGAGCAGCTCATTGCAATCCTGGAAATTGCATTGGCCAACAATACAGATATGAAGCAGACCTTGCACCATATTGAACTGGCGAAAGCAAACTTAAGAATGCGAAAAGGTGCATCATTGCCTAATATAGACCTTGCAATTGAAGGAGGATTAAGGAAATATGGTTTCCACACTGCTGATGGGATTGGCAATTACGACACCAATTTCTCCCCTAATCTGAAACCTGGAGAGCAGGTACCCAACCCGCTTCCCGACTATTTCATAGGGTTCAAAACCTCCTGGGAGTTGGATTTATGGGGTAAACTGAAAAACAAAAAGCAGGCAGCTGTTCACAAGTTCCTAGCTTCTTACGAAGGGCAAAAACTGGTACAGACAGAACTCATCAGCAATGTATCCGCGGCCTATTTTGAATTGCTGGCCCTGGAAGAAGAGCTGGAGATTTTAAGCAGAAATATCCAGCTGCAGCAGAACGGATTGAAACTGATCCAGGTTCAAAAAGAAGCGGGTGTAGCTACCGAATTAGGCGTACAGCAATTCAAAGCGGTGCTTGCCAATTCCAAAGCCAAGGAACAGGAAGTTTTGCAGCAGCAGCGTCTGATGCAAAATCATTTAAACTTCCTAACGGGCAAATTTGAATCAAATATTATACTAAAAAAGAATGGTTTAGAAGAATTCAATTCCAGCAGCACTTTAGCAGAAGGCACACCCTTACAAATGATTGCTTTGAGGCCCGACATCAGACAAGCGGGACTGGAATTGATTGCATCGCAGAAAGAAATCAAGGCCGCAAGCGCAGCATTCTTACCTGCAATTGTACTCGCTCCTCAGATCGGATTGCAGTCTTTTGACCTGGGTAAGTTGTTTCAACCACAAACTGCACTGGCCTATGGATTAATGGGTGGAATAACTGCACCTATTTTCAATCAGCACCGGATAAGAGCAGAATATGAGAGCTATAAAGCAACTTATGGGATAGCATTCCAGAATTATGAGAAAATCGTCCTGAAGGCTTATAATGAAGTGCAGGATGCAGTGAAATCACAGGCTTTCATTAAAGCAAAAAGAGAATACCTCTCTGAAGAAGTGAAAGCGTTATATGCTTCCGTAAAAGCAGCGAATGCGTTGTTTTTAGCAGGAAGGGTGACCTATCTGGACATCATTACCACACAAAGAAATGTTTTGGAGGCAGAAATCAATGAAGTTCTTGCGAAGAAACAAGAAGTATTGAACCGGATTTCTATTTACAGAGCCCTGGGTGGCGGTTGGAAATAA
- a CDS encoding efflux RND transporter periplasmic adaptor subunit, translated as MKVKYLAYFPILAAVTISGCTSKSQEPLAADQAKTVPVAAVSVLDTLIFKEYIADIQAAKNVEVRSRLSGFLEKIYVEEGSAVKAGQILFKINDEEYKADLSKAEAVLNNAIADAKTVDLEQERTKVLVQSNIVSKTELDLGAAKLKAAESRVAEARSVLRYAKSRLSHTLIKSPFTGRIDRMPLKAGSLLEEGSLLTSVSDLSTVNVYFSITEKEYLNIASDIAYSKNNFKKQVKLTLANGVVYPFEGMARFAESEFASQTGSLSLKASFPNAEGLLKHGASGKISVPVETGEILAVHQKSVFEIQDRTYVYVLNANNTIKMTPFEAGQRIGHYYMVNSGLKKSDKIVYEGTQSLRDGLTVKPMDIKTNPIAKN; from the coding sequence ATGAAAGTTAAGTATTTAGCTTATTTCCCAATTTTAGCTGCCGTTACCATTTCCGGCTGTACTTCAAAGAGCCAGGAGCCTCTTGCTGCAGACCAGGCCAAAACCGTCCCTGTCGCTGCTGTCAGCGTATTAGACACCCTGATTTTTAAAGAATACATTGCCGATATCCAGGCTGCAAAGAACGTAGAGGTAAGGTCCAGATTATCTGGATTCCTGGAAAAGATCTATGTAGAAGAAGGTTCAGCGGTTAAAGCCGGACAAATCCTCTTCAAAATCAATGATGAGGAATACAAAGCGGATTTGAGTAAAGCCGAAGCGGTATTGAACAATGCCATCGCAGATGCAAAAACTGTAGATTTAGAACAAGAAAGAACTAAGGTTTTGGTGCAGAGTAATATTGTTTCCAAAACAGAACTTGATTTAGGCGCTGCTAAGCTGAAAGCTGCAGAATCACGTGTGGCCGAAGCCAGATCCGTATTGCGTTACGCAAAATCAAGACTTTCTCATACCCTGATCAAATCTCCTTTCACAGGAAGGATTGACAGAATGCCTTTAAAAGCAGGAAGTTTATTGGAGGAAGGTTCCCTCCTGACCTCTGTATCTGATTTAAGCACGGTAAACGTGTATTTTTCGATCACAGAGAAGGAATACCTGAATATTGCCAGCGACATTGCTTACTCAAAAAACAACTTCAAAAAGCAGGTTAAGCTGACCTTAGCGAATGGCGTCGTTTATCCTTTTGAAGGGATGGCAAGATTTGCCGAAAGTGAATTTGCGAGTCAGACTGGCTCTTTATCGCTGAAAGCGAGCTTTCCAAATGCAGAGGGACTGTTAAAACATGGTGCTTCCGGTAAAATCAGTGTCCCGGTAGAAACAGGAGAAATATTGGCGGTTCACCAAAAGTCTGTGTTTGAGATTCAGGACCGGACTTATGTTTATGTGCTGAATGCGAATAACACCATAAAAATGACACCATTTGAAGCTGGACAGCGTATTGGACATTATTATATGGTGAACTCCGGGCTAAAAAAATCAGACAAGATAGTCTATGAAGGTACTCAAAGCCTGCGCGATGGTCTGACGGTTAAACCAATGGACATCAAAACAAACCCTATCGCTAAAAACTAA